The following coding sequences lie in one Epinephelus lanceolatus isolate andai-2023 chromosome 24, ASM4190304v1, whole genome shotgun sequence genomic window:
- the LOC117249918 gene encoding tubulin alpha-1C chain-like encodes MRECISIHVGQAGVQMGNTCWELYCLEHGIQPDGHMPTDKPSTGYDDSFTTFFSETGTGKYVPRAIFVDLEPTVIDEVRTGTYRQLFHPEQLISGKEDAANNYARGHYTVGKEHIDSVLDRIRKLSDQCTGLQGFLVFHSFGGGTGSGFTSLLMERLSVDFGKKSKLEFAIYPAPQVSTAVVEPYNSILTTHTTLEHSDCAFMVDNEAIYDICRRNLDIERPSYTNLNRLISQIVSSITASLRFDGALNVDLTEFQTNLVPYPRIHFPLATYAPVISAEKAYHEQLTVAEITNSCFEPANQMVKCDPRHGKYMACCLLYRGDVVPKDVNVAISNIKTKRSIQFVDWCPTGFKVGINYQPPTVVPGGDLAKVQRAVCMLSNTTAIAEAWARLDHKFDLMYAKRAFVHWYVGEGMEEGEFSEAREDMAALEKDYEEVGIDSFEEDEEGEEY; translated from the exons CGTGAGTGTATCTCTATCCACGTCGGCCAGGCTGGGGTCCAGATGGGCAACACCTGCTGGGAGCTGTACTGTCTGGAGCACGGCATCCAGCCTGACGGCCACATGCCCACCGACAAGCCCTCCACGGGCTACGACGACTCCTTCACCACCTTCTTCAGTGAGACCGGCACGGGGAAGTACGTCCCCAGGGCCATCTTTGTCGACCTGGAGCCCACTGTGATTG ATGAGGTTCGTACAGGCACCTACAGACAGCTTTTCCACCCCGAGCAGCTGATCTCAGGGAAGGAGGATGCTGCCAACAACTACGCCCGGGGTCACTACACCGTCGGAAAGGAGCACATTGACTCTGTGCTCGACAGAATCCGCAAACTG TCTGACCAGTGCACCGGGCTGCAAGGTTTCCTGGTCTTCCACTCCTTCGGTGGAGGAACCGGCTCTGGCTTCACCTCCCTCCTGATGGAGCGCCTCTCAGTCGACTTTGGCAAGAAGTCCAAGCTGGAGTTTGCCATCTACCCTGCTCCTCAGGTGTCCACAGCCGTGGTGGAGCCCTACAACTCCATCCTGACCACACACACCACCCTGGAGCACTCCGACTGCGCCTTCATGGTGGACAACGAGGCCATCTACGACATCTGCCGCAGGAACCTGGACATTGAGCGCCCGTCATACACCAACCTCAATCGTCTCATCAGCCAGATCGTCTCCTCCATCACCGCCTCTTTGAGATTCGACGGCGCCTTGAACGTGGACCTGACGGAGTTCCAGACCAACTTGGTGCCCTACCCTCGCATCCACTTCCCTCTGGCCACCTACGCCCCCGTCATCTCAGCAGAGAAGGCCTACCACGAGCAGCTCACTGTGGCTGAAATCACCAACTCCTGCTTTGAGCCAGCCAATCAGATGGTGAAATGTGACCCCCGCCATGGTAAATACATGGCCTGCTGCCTGCTGTACCGTGGAGACGTGGTGCCCAAAGACGTCAACGTCGCCATCAGCAACATCAAAACCAAGCGCTCCATCCAGTTTGTGGACTGGTGTCCCACTGGCTTCAAGGTGGGCATCAACTACCAGCCACCCACTGTGGTCCCCGGAGGAGACCTGGCTAAGGTGCAGAGGGCCGTGTGCATGCTGAGCAACACCACCGCCATCGCAGAGGCCTGGGCTCGTCTCGACCACAAGTTTGATCTCATGTACGCCAAGAGGGCCTTCGTCCACTGGTATGTTGGAGAGGGCATGGAGGAGGGAGAGTTCTCAGAGGCCAGAGAGGACATGGCCGCTCTGGAGAAGGATTACGAAGAGGTTGGCATTGACTCATttgaagaagatgaagagggGGAGGAGTATTAA